In Accipiter gentilis unplaced genomic scaffold, bAccGen1.1, whole genome shotgun sequence, the genomic stretch CTCCTAGACATGGCACGTGCCAGGGCTGATAGGACCGGTCAGGatgtttctccttgcttttctctggtgtggaggaggaggacctgctccagagcagggcttCCCTGCTTCACCCTCAGAGGGACATTGCAAGACAGCTTCCTTCTCCCGGCAATGGCTACAGCTGTGTGAAGGTGGGTTGTGCACCCAGGGGTGCCCACAGCTGTCCTTCCAAGCGGGTGCCCTGGAGCCCAGGGCgatgtgtgctggggcagggactctgctGTCTGCCAGTGTCAGCTCTCGGCCTGCCCAAGAAACTCCCCATGACCATGCAGGGAGAAGTTGTAGGTGGAAGGCATGACCCCCAGCAGGctagggcagggcagagcaggccACGGTCCTGCTCTCAAGAAAGTGTTGCATGGCTCAGGGCTTCTCACAGCTTCAGCTCTACCTCCTGACATTGTTAAGGGGGGGTGTTTCTCAAAAGCACATCAGCTCAGCAACAACTTCCCCTATCCAGCCTTATGAGGTTCTCTGTGATCTGGCCTTTAGCCCCTGCACAGGCAGAGATGCCCCCGGGTGGTGCCCTGCCCCTGCGAGGCGTTTGCAGGCAGAGGTGAACACAGAGCAAGTGGGATGGGGTTTGTGAGCACTGacagggagctgtgctggggccaGGGAGATGGCTCCCGGCAGGAACAgctccaggcagcagagacacaggcaggcagtgagagggagctgctgccagaaaCGCTGGGGAGGTGGATGTGGgcacctccctgccatccctgtGGTGCAGACACCTTCACCTGTGCAACTCCTCCCTGGTCTCCTTTCCCAGCCTAAGCAGAGCCTCTGCCCTCCAACTCCTGAGGTCTGAGGCATGCATTGCCCCTGCAGCAACCAGAGCCCAGAAAAGGACAAATCCCTGTGTCTATCTTTGTGTGTCCCTCCTCCCTTGGCAGGAGACTGTGGCCTTCCACTGTCATCCgttcctgcctgtgctgccctggTTCTCACCGTTGGATTTGCTGAGTCAGTGTGGGAGGCGGGGGTCAGGGGTGGCAGGTTCCTCTCCTGTTCAGATGCCGGCCCTTTGGGTCCTGCTTTGCAGATGAGTCTATGGCAGCAAAGTGCCCAAGTCTCCTCCGGGCAGCTTCAGGACATTCAGCTATTTCCCTGGGGTgtcctgctgggctgcagggtgccCTCCAGAAGGACACAGCTCTCCCATAGTATCCCATAGTGCTAGGATCCCCATGGAGAAGACACCTCAGTGCTAAGGCTGTGGAAATGCTGTGGGGCAGCTGTATGTGGGCAGCTGCAACAGTCCCTCTGTGTCCTAGTCTGGGAGGGGAGAGATGAGGTCCTCCTCAAGTACCCTGAGAAAAGCCAAGGAGTCTGGCATCTGCTCTTTGAACCTGGAAtcctctgctctcagcagcatcCAGTTTCTTTTTAGGGGAACACCTGAGAGGGaccctcctccagctccaggctgccagcacagggcagctgagACCAGGACTGATAGGCAGAGCAGCTCTCCTCACTCTGCACTAAGGCACTGTCCCTTTGCCTCGCAAGATCCACAAGATTTCACTCGGAGTGCATTAGAAATGTCAGGGATTTCAGTCATCCAAACCCACTCCTAAAAGTGGCAAGTGCAACTAGAGCGAAATGAACAAAACAGAATCCCCTCAGCTCTGTTCTGCAGTTGGGCAATTGGAAAACTGCAATGCTGAAAAGCTCTTTGATACGTCACGAGTGCATTCAATTTGAGATCAGCCTGTGTTCCTAGTTCCCTCTCActgcagagcaggaagggctgctcAAGAGCCCACGACAGAGTCCCTGCTTCCAAAGGCCCCCTCAGCCAGCAAAACCTGGAGCTCAAGTAAGAGAGCTACAGAGAAGTCTTCCTAAAATGAGGGAGTCTGAATGTGGGGTTGTAATGAGACATGCAATATGTTTTGCTCAGAGAAGTCTGGCCTAACTCACTAGTGCATTTTGCTCCTCAACAGATAACCATACACGGAGGAAGCAAATGTCCAACCACAGCTCCATCACTGAGTTCCttctcctggcatttgcagacacacgggagctgcagctcttgcacttctggctcttcctgggcatctacctggctgccctcctggccaACAGCCTCATCATCACCGCtgtagcctgtgaccaccgccttCATgcacccatgtacttcttcctcctcaacctctccctccttgacctgggctccatctccatcactgtccccaaagccatggccaactccctctgggacaccagggccatctcctatgcaggatgtgctgcacaggtcttcTTTGTATTCTTCTTGTTTGgtgcagagtattttcttctcacagtcatggcctatgaccgctacATTGCCATCTGCacacccctgcactacgggaccctcctgggcagcagagcttgtgtccacatggcagcagctgcctggggcagtgggtttctccatgctgtgctgcacactgccaatacattttcagtacccctctgccaaggcaatgctgtggaccagttcttctgtgaaatcccccagatcctcaagcttgcctgctcagatgcctacctcagggaagttggggtacttgtagttgctgtctgttttggatttgggtgttttgttttcattgtgctgtcctatgtgcagatcttcagggccgtgctgaggatcccctctaagcagggacggcacaaagccttttccatgtGTCTCCCTCATCTCgctgtggtctccttgtttaTGAGCACTGTCATGactgcctacctgaagcccccctccatctcctccccatccctggacctgctggtagcagttctgtactcagtggtgcctccagcagTGAATCCCTTCCTCTACAGCATTAGGAACAAGGAGCTCCAACATGCACTGAAGAAGCTGATTCAATCAGTAATCTTTCAGAAGCAATAAGCTACCTGTGCTTCTTCACAAGTGATTTCCAATGTATCTGGGGAGCCTCCTGTACTTTGGGTATTTTATCTGTGATAAACATATTTGCCCAGTGATGTCTGCATCTGCTCCACTTGCCCAGAGGCAGGAATCCAGCCTGTCTGACCCAGAAGTCTTTGCACATGTGTCTGGCACAATGGCACAGCTGTCCTCCCCTGTCACGTCTCTGTAAGAAAAGGGGATTTTCTCAGTTCTGGTGTCTGGAGGTTGGTCTCTTCTTCCAAAAGCTGAGGTCAGgaacaggctgaagaaatttCCCCCCTATGAGGCTGAGCTGCTGTGTTGGGGTTCtctgggggctgaggggaggtgaGCATAGGGTGATGATTTAGAGAGTGAGGCTGGAGTGAGCTTTCACTGGTGGCCTCACTAATTGGCCACTTCCAGCACTGGCCACTCAGCACGGGTTTATGGGTGAGTTTTGGTGCACAGCCgtttccctcctcctgctgggcTCACTGGGGGAATGGCCAGCCCTGCTCAACCTCTCTCTTTCTGCAGAGCCTGACAGACCCTTGAGCACGGTTGTCAGCAAAACCCCACATGGGATGCGGATGGGGCTGGATAGGTTCCAGGACCTGGAAGAGGCTATCTCAAGGAAGAAGAACAGAAGGGGGACAGGGCACAAAAGGATATAATGGGGCTCATGCAAGAGAAACTGTTCCTCACACCGAATACACCCTTTGCCATGCTGTGCCTCCACAGTGGGTCTGTGGGGGGACGTgtgaggcagcggggctggcccAACACAGGACAGGGCACTGACAGGGGCCACAGAGCAGCTGCCAGGGGATGACCACCTGGAATTGGTGGCTGCAAGAAAAGTCAAGAGCAAAGGCAAGAGCTTCAGTTGCTGTGTTAGAGACCAAGGCTGGACAAGGAAAATGCACGGCTGCTTCTGAAAGAGCATGGTGATCTAAGAAACAGCAGAGACTAATGGGCCTGAGGTgctcaatgccttctttgcctgaGTCTTTACTGAAAAGGTCTCCCAGGCCTCTCTGCTCAGGGAAAGGGGttcaaggaggaggagagcacgTATcggcaggaacctcatgaaatgcCACAAGGACAAATGGCAGTTTCTGCCCCTGCAGGAGACTCATCCTGGCAAtggcacaggctgggggatgcCTTTCTGGGAGCAGCCCTGTGGGAAAGGTCTTGGTGGGCAGGGAGCTGAACAGGAGGCAGCCATCTACCCTGGCAGCAAGGGAAGCCACCAGCATCCTGGACTGTACGACCAGGAGGTCAAGGGAAAGGAATTCTCTGGAATACTCCTTCCAGCTTTCAGATCCTTAGATCAGGAATAATACTGGCAAGCTGGGGTGGGTTTAGCAAAGGGCCCTCAGGACAGCCAAGGGCTGGAGCGCTttgcctgtgaggagaggctgagggatcTGAGGCTAATTTGGCCCAAGGTCCCCTCCTGACAGTGAGGTACACATCAATCCAAGCAAGATTCAATTACTTTAACCTGCAGTGCTGTCCAAAAAGGCCTTGCACAGACATGGAAGAGGCTGAGGATCTCATGGCCTCACTTCCTTACTCCTTTCCTGGTAAGATCTTCCCCCAAGTCTCCCTGGTCCTTGAGACTCCTAGCAGCCTCTGTGGTAGCAAAGCTTCACCCATGGGAGAGCAAGATGCAGCTGGGGAGCACTAGTGCCAGTTGGACACAGGCAAGTGCATGGGTCCAGAGGGGatgcacccaagggtgctggggaAAATGACTGGTGTCATTGCAAGGCTGCTGTCCTTTGTCTTTGAAATGTCACAGCAAATGCAGGGAACATAATGATCGTTGTTAGAAAGTCCAGCCGGTGGCCAGTTTCTAGAGGTATCCCTCACAGAGAAGTGCTTGGGGCAATGTTGTCTGACATCTTAAGTGATGGCCTGGACAATAGGACAGAGTTCACTCTCAGCGTGTTTGTGGATGAGACATAACTGAGGGGAGCCCTTCATTGAgtaggggcagggaggggaactaGGTGATGCCCAGAAATATCTCCCACATTTAATTACTCAATAAATCTTTACCCGGAGTTCTCTGGAGTTCTCTGTAAAGACAAAATAAGGAGAGGCTGAAGAAGAGGTGGGAAATACATCAATAAGGATATagtattttttcagaacaaaatttttCCACTCCGAGCAGTGGtaggaaaagcattttgatgaACAACTCCATCTGAATATGTTGGCAGAGGGAAATTACTGTAGTGGACTCATGTGGTCCTcccaaatgaaaacataaaaagaaaaaaataattataacaacTAAGCCAAAATATCTGacactctgaaaatgaagattGGTTTCAGTTATTGCCTAGAATAACGTTTCAGTCGGTTTCAGCTCAAGACTAAAAGACCTACGTTCAGGTCTGGATTCATTTGCCCACATACAGAGGCTGTTGCTGTCTGAGCTGCCCCGGGGTTACAGATGTACCTAGAAGGTACTTGGAAATGTGACCCAAGGTGCCCTTCGGGAGCATTTAGCTGGTCACCAGGAGCTCTCCAGGCTTCTTGGTGGAGACAATCTCTCCGTTTATTCCAAAGGGAAGTCTAGACAACTCCATTAGATGTAGACATAGGCGCTGAGGTGTCTGGTGTTGGGTAAGGGCAATCTTGTCCTTTTCTTCACCTAAAAGACAGGGACAATTCATGTGCCCCTGAGGGAATGTGAAGGGAGTGTGTCTTGCTGATTTAGGGACTCCTTCCAAAAGCACTGGTAACACAAAGATGCTGGCCATGCAGAAACAGAGCGTTTCACTGAAGATGGCCACCCATCTTCTCTGTAACAGTTGAGAGAGATGAACACCTCAGAGTGTGACTGGCTGTGTGAAAGGGTGAGCAGTGGCAAGGACAGTCCTGGGCAGGGAGTGTGTTAGGGCACCGAACTCCATGTGAGACACAAACCTATTGTATTTAATGTTATAGGCCTGATTCTGACAGAAAGGTGcaggaaaatgtcaaaaaaataacaagaagcaacaaaaaaatttaggaaacaatttaaagggaaggaaatgttttacttgtgtggtgggttgacccttcTTAGATGCCAGATGCCGACCAAGCTGCTCTATCCCTCCcgctgctctatcgctccccctcctcagctggatggagagagaaaaatatgacaagaGGCTCGTGAGttgagaaaaggagagggacatcactcagcaattaccttCACAGGTGAAACAGGCTTGACTGGAGGAAAtcagtttattaccaatcaaatcagagtagggtaacaaggaataaaaccaaatcttaaaacaccttccccccacccctctcttcttcccgggCTCAAATTCACTGGggaatcagtgagattgtaatgtaggtatgttcattcagtgctgggcagcacgggggggtagtcccaccaaagtcgtgcaagcctgactcggcagtttgcttcaaatttatacaatcaagtgttacatattcacaatacacctatacatatgcatgacctgtCCCCGCTTCGTATTAAAATGAgttccgagaggtcatttccatagtttcCTCCCAACGGCACTtgtgcagggcctctttatggtggtcgtctggtgtttgcagagatgaagatagacaactcctcttcatcaccgctagtaaccccTTTTCTTGCACAGGCTCATTGGTTTCTTGGTGTTCagccaagccgcaagaccagtcttggctggctcttggggacatctcctgcttcttatcaggaactgtctctgcctcagctaatttcaactaTGTAAgtgctaaacatcatctttcatccccctttattatatttactgagattcttttgaacCCCCTTGTCTCAGTCTGCCCTTGGCCCTGGTGCCACATCCGAGGTGCGGCTGTCTTAATGGGTGTCAATGCCCACCACCTTGGGTGTGGACAGGGGGAGCTCTGCATACCATGGCAGAGCTGTGAGATGAGTGGAATAAGAGCTGAGGTGAGGAAGGACAGCTCCCATGGGTTATTTGGTGAATGGAGACACAACATGCTCAGGAGACACTGACAGAGGAGATGAGAAGTGGGGGATTCCTCCTGTGATGTCAGGGCAGCTCAGATAAGTGTGGACACTCTCTATGGGACAGGCAACTGATTTAGATGGGAGCTTCTGTGTGAGTCAGCTTCCGAATAGACCATCCAGTCTGATGCTCACCTGGACCTGCAACccccagaagaggaagagctggtcagggatgtgaaggCTGGAGTCAGCCTCAGCcatagtgaccatgaaattgtgGTCTCCCAGATCcccagggatgggaagaagaagagcagcagagagcagaccCTGCACATCAAGGAATGAGAATTTGGCCAGTTGAGGGCACTGGCAGGTGGGTTATAAGATGgcagtgtcagggccctgagcaGCATCACCTGCGGCCTCCACCCACACCTGTGTGCATGGGACCAGGTGACGATTGAAGCCTTGGCCTGAGTTTAAGCCCCAGCTTGATCTATGCTGAAGGGCTACTGGTCTCCAGACACAGCCATAGACACAGCCTTGCCTGTCCATGGACCTTGTTGATTCAGACTTGCAGGCTCACTTCCCAGCTTGACTCTATGGGTTGCACAAGGGAAGGACTCTGTGGCCCTCCAAGTGCCAGAACCCAGCTGATTCATGGAGGCCTGgggcctttctgcttccttccttcttgtCATCACTTGGTCAGgttttgggaggagaggagggaaaagcaggggTGGTTTCCAGGTGCCAATGATTGAACTGGGGGAGCAGAGCCATCACATGTGACATGATCTAAAGGCTAGGCCAGTTCAAAACCGTTGTcttctgctgctgtctcagaGGCCTTAAATCTTCAGCAGGAACCTGGCAGCTCTGAGatccctccatctccctctcttGTAGCAATTAAGCTGATAGTGCCCCAGTCACaggcttgctttcatttctctttgcagCCTAAAGCACCGCATTGGTCTACAGATATGGCAGGAAACTTGCATCAGGAACCCACTCCTGTGGACAACAAGGTGGATGTTCCCAGGAATCTCAGGAGGTGTGGCATACCCATAGCTGTGTTCAGGGAGCTGTGTTCAGAGAAGACGTTgacactgtgcaaacactgtacagcaacagctaaaacactggtgtgtgatCAGCACTGTTTGAGGCaccaatgcaaaacataacaccataggGGCTGCTACAAAGAAAGTTAGCCCCACCCCGGGCAGACCCGGGACACTTGAACCAGAGTCCCCAAAATGGACACAGTGCTGTACAGGTGGTTTGACAGGTGATGGGCAGGGGAGACAATATTTTCCCTCACTCTTTTGGCGAGGCTCCTCTTTCTACTCTCCAGGACactgttggccacctttgctaCGAGGTAGCCTTGCATCATGTGGATCACTGCTGGattgtgttttctcttctctccaccaCCAGGGCTGTTTCCTCAGAGATGCTCTCTGGCCAGgcagtccccttcccctgccactgcAGGCTGTTAGTCTATCCCAGGCACAGGATCTGgcctttgtctttcttgtatCTCACAACATTCCTGACGGGACAGTCCTTCTGCCTGTTAGGTTTCCCATGAATGGCATCCCAAGGCACAGGAATGGTCCTCCCAATATAGCACCATAAACAAACATGGTGTGAGTTGCCTCCTCTGGGTCATGGGTACAGGTGTTAAactgcacagcacccaggagaGTCCCCTGTGCAGCCCCACAATACCCCAATATGTCCCACTGGCCTGCAGGTAGGGTATGGCCCCTTCACCACTGTGCTCTCAGCCTCATCATCCAACTGGTGTTTTGCCCATCTCTTTGTCTATCCATCCAGACCGTAATGTCCTAACTTGAGCAGAAAAATATTGAGGGAGACTCTGCCAAAAGTCTTGCTGAAGTGGAGGTAAATGACATCTACTGTGCTCCTCTCGTGCACAAATGCATTTCCTTCATCATGATGGCAGTCAGGTTGGCAAGGTCTTATTTACCCTTGGGAAGTCCATGCCAATGTTCTCCTTTTTTAGGTGCCCAGAAATGTCACCCATGAGGAGTCATTCAATGGCACACTCCTCATCAAAGTGACCTTGTACAGCCTGCGGTTCCCTGGGTTGCATTTCTGGCCTCTTTAGAAGATGGGCGCAACATTGGTTTGTCTTCACTCTTGAGAGACCCTTACCAATTCCATGACCCTTTACAGAGGACGTTCCAAAGGAATATCAGTCTTTCCCTGTAACTTTGTTACCTCTCTTCTGCCTGCTCTATGGTGTAGTTAGTTTCTCTAGTCTTTCATGTAGTTGCACCTGTCCTGATAAAACGAGCATttgtgaaagtcatcttttcagatgcagactgcctaggcaaaggccctttccGTTATGCtccacttctctccttcccttgctctATGTTCATCAAGATACCTCTCCCCtatgcagctgctttgagcttcagGGAGTTACAAGCTTGCCTGTCTTCCAGTAGTCTAATAGTCTGTTTAGCCAAttctttaattgtgtttataTCTAACTTTTTCGTCTccaacacaaacatttctcataagaTTATCCTGTGTAGAAAGACAGCCTCATCTCGGGCACCTTGTACTTCGCAAGTTGTTGAGGAGTGCTACTTATTGTTTATgaaatttcttcatgattttctttgctttgcttgcaaataggaaaaattctTCTGGGCCTGTGTGCAGCTGGTTCTCTAAGTAGAGCAGGCGGGAGATGGTGCAATGGAGCTGTAACCTTCAGCTGTAGAGATCAGTGGAGAAgtctgaggcaaggaacagagatgtaagccccaggtggccaatgtcagaagtgctgaggtttgAGAGGTGAGGAGCAAGGGTGTCCATACAGTGTCAGACCTCAAGGGACTGCTTTTTGTAGCTGTCCAGACCTCCTGAGGAGACACTTTGGATCATTATCACTTGGAGAATGCTTCTATCacctcttctctaaactgaagagtaacaaaaactctcctttaaaagtaaaaaacaaaatcatgggTATAGGTGCAatttgaaatcttcctccttaaCTACACTATGAAATTTTTCTAATTAGCTGTACAAGTCTTGCAGACTAGGagaaaatttcaggaagaaacaagGCTCGTTAAAACTTTCTGTATCATAATGAGCCCCATGGTGTGTTTGAGGCTGAGTCCATGAACCTCAGCTACTGAGAGCAGACTGAAAGAATCTTCTCAAGAAGtcaaagtcagaagaaaagtaCCTTGAAGAATTAATGGACCCCACTGAGGGCCATTACTGACAAAGCCTCCCCAGAGACTCAGAGCAGATACTTGGATGCTGTGGTTGCAGGTAGGCAAAAGCACTGTGAAGGTGGCTATAATGCTGAGAaaatatttggtttgttttatgaagcagaaaggcCAAGCCCTGATCTCCAGGCCTTGGGAAGACAGATCCTGTCCCTCACAGGTGTGTCAGGGCTTTTAGGGACAGTGAGATGTGCGTGTGAGCAATGCCAAGTGTAGGAAAACTGCACAGTGTATCCTGGATTCCCCAAGCAGTGGTGAGGAAGAAACTAAGTCCAGAGCCTCAAAACAAGTTTTGCCTGGAAGGCCTCAGTGGCAGAAGCTACTGTCAAATCCAAGGTGACAAATCCCTTGGACCTGTTTGGGTTCTCAGCCTTGCCAGAGCACTTGGccatctctcctgcaggctgTCATAACCTGCCCCATGCCttacctccttcccttcaggctgttgatgtccatcttgctttcccacctagctctcaccccagcatttctgttccttcacagatgtctctccagcctggctggattttccttgaaacacaaggCCATGGGCTGATCTGGGCTCTCTCTGGGTGACCTCTTGCACCACATGGCTACCCTTTGAGTGCCATTTCTTTCTCAACACATGCAGTCTGAACCTTCCAAGCTGCACTTTGCGCAAGTTTCTTTGTCTTCCCACTACCAAGAAAAGCTCCATCATCTCTGAAGCCACCCTTCAAGCAGCTTCACTCTACTACTATAGTGTCCTGAGCCTCCGTTTCACCAGGCGAAAGAAGCCcaagtccctcagcctctccaaagAGGCCCCACCCTGGCAGATGTCCTCTGGGACCACTCCAGTTCTTCCCCGCTCCTACAGACTGGGTAAGAACTCCACACCCAGACACACtactccagatgtggccacaCCAGTGCTGAGGCCAGAGGGATGAGAACACCCTTGCCTGGGTGGCCACACTCCTACTAATACAGCCCTGTATGCAGTTGGCCTTATTCACTGTTTGTAGTGTTTGCTCTATCAAACGGCATTTCAAATGATACTGCACAGAGGCTgcgtgcctttcttactggggaCGTAAGAAACCAGAACCTCCAGGTACAGAACAACCACCAAGCCATGTGCCTGCTGCTGTCCCGTCATGTACTCAGGCAGAAGAGGTGTGAGAACCCATATCCGAGGCCTTGTCCTGGACGGGCCTACCAGGTACTTACGGAAAGGGATTCTCACAATCAACACGCTTCTGCTGGTCTGCCAGAGGCACTGGCAGATGTGAGCATAAAAGCACATATCCCAGCCATGAGTCAAGGGCTGACCTAtcagctccttcagaaagaagtgacctcacagtccctttcccagccttgttcctgctgctggcctatcaactccaaggacagaagggacctcccagccaccttcccagccttgtgcctcctGCTGTCCCATGAGATCCTGAGGCACAGCTGACCTCACCATAGCAttcccacccatctcctccttgtgGCCTACGAGCTCATCAGATACAGGTCACCTCACATTCCTCTCCCAATGCCATGCAACTGTTCTGGCACCTCACGATCCCTGCCCCAGTCCCAAGAGGCCAAACACCTTAAGTAAGGTTGAGGAGAGGTGACCAAGATGAGGGCAGTAGAGCATGGGAAAGTGAGCTTCAGGGATTCAGTGTTCACGTTGGAGCTTAGGGATTAGAGCTTACCTTTCAGGGTTGGGGATTAGGCAAAAGCTTAGGCAGAGAGTTTGGTGTTCTGCTGAGGTTCCCTGGCTAGTGTTTAAGGTGCGGGCTAGCATGGTGGGTTAGGGTTTTGTTTAGGTCTGGGGTGAGTGCTAGGATTAAGGCAAACATGTTAAGACTAGGGGTAGAGGCTAGGGATTAGGCTGAGCAACCTGGTAGGTGTAAGCGTAAGGGTTTATGGGTCTGGGATTTGGCTTAGATGTCAGCTTTGAGGTTAGGTATAGCCTAAGCTCAGTTAGGTTAGTAACAGTGGATTACTGTCATGGGAAGAAGTTGTGTTTAGGCGTAGGGTTAGGGCTTAAGGCTACTAGGTAGAGATAGCGTAAAGCCTTAGCAGGAACTTTTTCACAGTCAGTGTTTTCACAGCAACGTCCTTAACCCATTTTACCTCTTCAAAATCTTTTGTGTCTGTTGGTCAAggccctcttccctcccccaaatcTCCCATTCCTTTTGCCCAGGCTCCTCCTGGCCTCCCCAAATGTGTCACCTTGTTGAGGGCAGCTTCCTGATGACCTTCATGACCTCAGAGTatctctctccctgctgctgctgaccgGTCAGAAGTGACCTCACAGCCACCATCCAAGGGGATATACTGTCTGCTCTGCTTGACAGGCCTTCTCACAGCctacccagcagcactggaggaagGTGATGCCCTGCATCACCCCAGAGCTTCCCTTCCTGCAAAAACACTCATACATCCGAAGGATTCCTGCATCAATTTTCCCACACAGCTACTTCATTTACCACAGGGCATCTTGGATGCCATGGCCGCCTCTGTGCGGACAACTGAATCAAGAGCAGAATGTAAATTTTAGAACAATGTGGAAGCCTATGCAGAAAAGGAAACCTATGTAATAGCAGAAAAAGTCTTGATTTCCAGCTTTTAATGATCTTTTATGAAATTTTGCTGATCACAGAGGGATGCTGCTAGTATCTGGCTCCTCAGAGGACTTTGTACCCCTGGTAGAATTCATTCCTGATCGTCCAGCCAATTTCCCATGCACTGCATCATCCACGTCTTCAGTCCAGATGTCAACAATCTTCTCTAAGGAGACTACGGGAAGCACATCCAAGGACTTGCAAAAGTCCAGAATCTCTTCCCTCAATCACCTGGCCGTGCTCCTGTTCATatagctgtcgtggtttaaccgcagccagcaactaagcaccacgcagccgctcactcactcccccccctccagtgggatgggggaggaaattggggaaaaaaaagtaaaactcatgggttgagataagaacggtttaatagaacagaaaaaaagaaactaataattataatgataacactaataaaatgacaacagtagtaataaaaggattggattgtacaaatgatgcgcaggacaattgctcaccaccgctgaccaacacccagctagtccccgagcggcgattccccgcccccccacttcccagttcctaaactagatggacatcacatggtatggaatagaccgttgggcagtttgggtcaggtgccttggttgtgtcctgtgccaacttcttgtgccctggctgggtatgagaagctgaaaaatccttgactttaggctaaacactactgagcaccaactgaaaacatcagtgttatcaacattcttcgcat encodes the following:
- the LOC126036823 gene encoding olfactory receptor 14C36-like, with amino-acid sequence MSNHSSITEFLLLAFADTRELQLLHFWLFLGIYLAALLANSLIITAVACDHRLHAPMYFFLLNLSLLDLGSISITVPKAMANSLWDTRAISYAGCAAQVFFVFFLFGAEYFLLTVMAYDRYIAICTPLHYGTLLGSRACVHMAAAAWGSGFLHAVLHTANTFSVPLCQGNAVDQFFCEIPQILKLACSDAYLREVGVLVVAVCFGFGCFVFIVLSYVQIFRAVLRIPSKQGRHKAFSMCLPHLAVVSLFMSTVMTAYLKPPSISSPSLDLLVAVLYSVVPPAVNPFLYSIRNKELQHALKKLIQSVIFQKQ